A section of the Anabaena cylindrica PCC 7122 genome encodes:
- a CDS encoding peptidylprolyl isomerase, producing the protein MSQPITITKEDILKQVQYSCKIPEIIEQIVSRKVIIAAAEEAGIQVETEELQTVADQIRLVHQLNSADDTWKWLEKHHLSLDDFEDIVYTNLISNKLLSHLFADQVEPYFFENQLNYMGVVMYEVIFSDEDLAIELFYSIKEGEMSFYDVAHKYIEDQELRRKGGYLGLLRRRDLKPEISAAVFAVKPPQLLKPIVTSKGVHLILVEELIQPDLNEKLQLRTHIISDLFSEWLKQQIEQYEVIKSF; encoded by the coding sequence ATGTCACAACCTATCACTATTACCAAAGAAGATATACTTAAGCAAGTTCAATATTCTTGTAAAATTCCAGAAATAATTGAGCAAATTGTTTCTCGTAAGGTGATTATAGCTGCTGCGGAAGAAGCTGGAATACAAGTAGAAACGGAAGAATTGCAAACAGTAGCAGATCAAATCCGATTAGTTCACCAACTTAATAGTGCTGATGATACCTGGAAGTGGTTGGAAAAACATCATTTATCTTTAGATGATTTTGAAGATATTGTCTACACCAATCTTATTTCTAATAAGTTACTTAGCCATCTATTTGCTGATCAAGTTGAACCCTATTTCTTTGAAAATCAACTCAATTATATGGGTGTGGTGATGTATGAGGTTATTTTTAGTGATGAAGATTTAGCAATAGAACTCTTCTATTCTATTAAGGAAGGTGAAATGAGTTTCTATGATGTGGCTCACAAATATATTGAAGATCAGGAATTACGGCGAAAAGGAGGATATTTGGGGTTATTGCGTCGCCGGGATTTAAAGCCGGAAATTTCTGCCGCTGTCTTTGCTGTGAAACCACCTCAGCTACTTAAACCTATTGTGACATCTAAGGGCGTACACCTGATTTTGGTAGAGGAACTAATTCAGCCAGATTTAAATGAAAAACTCCAACTCCGCACCCACATTATTTCAGATTTATTCTCCGAGTGGCTGAAACAACAAATTGAACAGTATGAAGTAATTAAAAGTTTTTAA
- a CDS encoding HlyD family efflux transporter periplasmic adaptor subunit → MTDLLNGRVQHYITKDVYEDNNLAVEVPVEIVIRDDWSDITKESLDSLPQVWTRGLLYFLVIFVSIVLPWAILSKVDETGTARGRIEPKDKTIKLDAAVSGTVSEIRVKEGDSVKAGQTLLLLESELVKSELNQIQNKLEGQLNRLSQLNLSKNQLVVSLATQQQQNQSQQLEKQAQVDQAQQNITALNNAYQLQKEERLSQVNQARQTLEHNQTASRLVGSSLASTQREVQRYRKLNKEGVVPEINVVEKQDIAKDKQQLHEQTRADIKQAKLRLAEQLSSYERNIRQANADIEQATLRLKEQERGYQSLVRSGQLAVLRIQEQQKNLDTEITSLQAEIAQSQSQIESIKFQLGQREVKATASGTLFQLPIQKAGSVVQVGTMVAEIAPLNSPLIIRAQMATTESGFLRLGLPVKIKFDAYPFQDYGVVAGELIKISPTTTEIDTPSGKVAAYNLEISLKQNCIPSANKCISLHPGDTATAEVIVRQRRIIDFLIDPFKKLQKGGVKL, encoded by the coding sequence ATGACAGATTTACTTAATGGACGGGTTCAACATTACATAACAAAAGACGTGTATGAAGACAATAATTTAGCAGTTGAAGTACCAGTAGAAATAGTAATTAGAGATGATTGGTCTGACATAACTAAAGAATCTCTTGATAGCTTGCCTCAAGTGTGGACAAGGGGATTACTATATTTTTTGGTCATATTTGTCTCTATAGTTTTGCCTTGGGCAATCTTATCTAAGGTAGATGAAACTGGTACTGCTAGAGGAAGAATCGAGCCTAAAGATAAAACAATTAAACTCGATGCTGCTGTGTCGGGTACTGTATCCGAAATTCGAGTTAAAGAGGGCGATTCAGTAAAAGCTGGACAAACTTTATTATTGTTAGAATCAGAATTAGTAAAATCAGAACTAAATCAGATACAAAATAAATTAGAAGGACAACTAAACCGACTATCTCAACTGAATTTATCTAAAAATCAGTTAGTTGTATCTTTGGCAACTCAACAGCAACAAAATCAATCTCAACAATTAGAAAAACAAGCTCAAGTAGACCAAGCACAACAAAATATTACTGCATTGAATAATGCCTATCAATTACAAAAAGAAGAAAGATTATCTCAAGTAAATCAAGCGCGACAAACCCTTGAACATAATCAAACTGCTAGTAGATTAGTAGGAAGTAGTTTAGCAAGTACGCAACGCGAAGTACAACGATACAGGAAATTAAATAAAGAAGGTGTTGTTCCTGAAATCAACGTTGTAGAGAAGCAAGATATAGCTAAAGATAAACAACAATTGCATGAACAAACTAGAGCAGATATTAAGCAAGCTAAGTTACGTTTAGCAGAACAACTGAGTAGTTATGAAAGAAATATTCGTCAAGCAAATGCAGATATTGAACAGGCTACATTGCGACTCAAAGAACAGGAAAGAGGATATCAAAGCCTGGTACGTTCTGGTCAACTAGCCGTTTTAAGAATTCAGGAACAGCAGAAAAACTTAGATACAGAAATTACTTCTTTGCAAGCGGAAATCGCTCAAAGTCAAAGCCAAATTGAATCAATAAAATTTCAATTAGGACAACGAGAAGTAAAAGCTACAGCTAGTGGTACACTGTTTCAATTACCGATTCAAAAAGCTGGTTCAGTTGTACAGGTAGGCACAATGGTGGCAGAAATTGCGCCCCTCAATTCACCTTTAATAATTCGGGCGCAAATGGCGACAACTGAAAGTGGTTTTTTGCGGTTAGGATTACCAGTCAAAATAAAATTTGATGCTTATCCTTTTCAAGATTATGGAGTAGTTGCAGGGGAGTTAATTAAGATTTCACCAACTACCACAGAAATAGATACACCTAGTGGCAAAGTTGCAGCTTACAACTTAGAAATTTCTCTCAAACAGAATTGTATTCCCTCTGCAAATAAATGTATTTCCTTACATCCAGGAGATACAGCAACGGCTGAAGTAATTGTGCGTCAACGCCGCATTATTGATTTCTTAATTGATCCATTTAAGAAATTGCAGAAAGGAGGAGTGAAATTATAG